The Haematobia irritans isolate KBUSLIRL chromosome 1, ASM5000362v1, whole genome shotgun sequence DNA segment AGTTTAATTTGGAAACGAAGAgtataaaaattgataaaagaAATAGATTTTTACTCTTATAAGTAGTTAGTATTAGTTGGGCCTAATTTCAAAATGTGTTATCAAAACTGTAATAATCGCATTTCGTATAGTATCGAAATAATGTACTAAGGTGTCATTAGTTTAAGTGCATACACACAACATGATTGTGCATTGTTTTTGtctgttttattttgttatatgaATAATTGTTTTTCAGTCACATCATTCAAACCTACAACATAATTTGTGTAAAGTATCATATTTACCTAAACACTCTTTCAACAAGTCGATTACATTTTTTCAccgtaattttgttttttcttcttattAGTACATCAAGGGTTATACAGGTTAATATTTTGAAGTTTCTAATAAAATAtggtcatttaaattttatatttctcacCAAAACCAAAATCAATCCCATTTAGTAAGAGATAATAAACGTTAAAATCAAAATCTACACTGGACACATAAACATACGTCATATTTTTCATTCCATGCCTTACCCATATCCTGTCAAAAGCTAATCTTACTTTATAATACTGATGGAATAAATGTCGCCAAAGTAAACATGTTTGTCTGATGTAAGCAACGAAAGCCGTGGTCACTTGGAACTACTTTAATAAAAGTAAGTGTTTCCccacttttttttttacattgaccATGCAACGCACGCTGAAGCATCTCTCTTTCAAGATTTAAATACACAAAATTGAGAATGTgcgttaacaaaatatttatttgatattttatcGTCTAcagttttaaataatttagttCCCGAAATcaaagatttttattaaatcagTGCACTGCACCGAAACTAAAAATGGCTGATTTTCACACGATAACGATtacataacattttagcaatttAATTTAGCTTCTGAATGGAAAACCACATTTATTTTCTTGTAGTTAAGACTTCTTAACTATGTGGATATTGCTAACAAAACCATAAGGGAATAACGTAATTGGTTTTCTATACTCTTGGTAAGTTTCGTAAGTAATATTCCTCCCAATTTctgcaaaaattattaatttcacACAAATTCTGTAGCAatcttaataataaataataccaAGAGAACGCACTTACACCCAAAGAATATCAAACTTTGCATATtgttactgaaaaaaaaacaaacttccgAAATACCCGAATAATGGCATATGAATGATTTCGGAAAAGGATCGACATCCGTGAGAATGTGCTTGTACTAAATTATATACTAGTTAACATATACattcgaaatatttttaaagactTAAATGAATTTATTTCTTAAAGGCCCGTATTTACAGTGGAAATCATAATTTCATTACACTTACTTTTCTTCActtgtgtattttaaagagaggtAACATATTTTGCCTATATATCATACAATTACTTTCTTTCGTATGCTAAACTAAAGAATATCGGTTTTGGCCcttctatttcgaaaggcaagtcaaaaggttaaaattttccattaacacTCAACACTATTACATCAACCCCATAAGAAATCtcgtttcgaaaaattttccttatgtTATTCGAGCGATTGCCAGAGTTCATATACCATTCGAGAACACCATTTAGAGaaaggaatatatatatatactgattgactaaaagaatttatttcttcaaataaaattcttttattGTCTTGTGTGAGTCCAACAATgtggtctataaatagaacaGCTTGAGTTTATGCGTTACTTGTGCATTGATGGCTATAGATATAGTTGCCAGTTAATGACAATAAGATCTATATGAATCGAACCATTGGATTCTCCGTCTAGAGGAAAGGTatgatttgaaaaatttataaaatctaataatttctttgtttttaaatacGCCTTTATTACAATAAATAGTTCATCCTTCATACAAAAAAGGCCATACATTTGTTCCAAACAAActttcttacagcgaaaagtaAATGGTAAAAGATAATTGTTTGTCTAAACCTTCTTTTGGgaggagaaaattattttttgtgtcttCTATAAACATAATTGCATTGTGATCCATTTGTAGGGCCAGTAATAGAGTTTCGCAACGAAACTgcaaataataatacaattacGTAAAAAGGAAATAGTTTTTAAGAGTCACATACGCCCAAAGAAAAACTACTTTCCTCagggacgaaattttagacaaacgaaatcccTCCTTGCATTTTCCAGAAATCCGGATTTATGAGAAATTTCATTGtctctaatttttttcatttgtttttgaaGAAAGTATTTTGGCGTCAAAAAGGAAAActtcatttgtctaaaatttcgttaatcAGAAAAGAAACTCTTCTTTCATTGTGAGGCTAATTGTAATGCAAAATGGAAGATAATTAAGTTCTTGgtcagaaaataaaatattaatgctcacattcaaaaacaaaaaatgtgtatagaaagttcatcctcaaaattttatttgtaaacctATGTGTAAAGTTTACTTTTTTGCCTATGGGCATATTGAATACTGAGCCGAAAGAGATTTGAAGAAATTGAACGAAAGAAACGAGgacaaaattgtaatatttttctAGAACATAGCCATTATCATGAATTAGTAAATTATAGTAGAGAATGCGTTtgggaaaaattataaatatattttatacgcTGCTTGTACATACGAATTGTTTTGAAGTTAATAACCGTCAGAATATCTTACACAACTTCCAGCGTTGTGGACAGTTTTCTAACAAGTTAGCGTGTAACAAACTTGTGAATACATATATCGCTTGAGGGATTTTTACAAACAAAGAATAATGTATGTGATGTTCTACGAAACGTTTATTTGAGTTTGGAATGGATAATATGtagtatatttttaatatatgtatatCGTTAATATAGTTTCTTTTTTTATCAAAGCAAGACACtaagtaaaaaagtttttaattaataagcATATTATTGTTTTGGTGTGTATTTTAAGAATTTAAGAGTTATCAAAGTTCAGAAATATATTGAATACATTATtatacacatatatgtttttaattcaatttgttgaaaaaagatTGCTTTTTTGTTTACAGATTGGTATTATTGTtcgataaattttataaaatgaaacTCTATTAATCACGGTTTGTGTATGGCGGCTGCTTCGCTAATTGCAAAAACACAAataagtatatatgtatattcaatagtaataatatttatataataatatacaaAACGACAAAAATGCTAGACTAAAAGAGAATAGTATTTGATAAGTGTTACCAGATGGCTGGCAGGCGAATTGCATTCCATTTCGATCTCGTGATCGTTATAGTGATCCAACAATAAACGAAAGGAATGAAATTAAACTGTCGATCGATCACACCGCTCAGACTAAATAGCACATTATAATGTGTGTgtacgtttttgtttttattggtttttaatacaattaattGTATATGTGTATGTATACCATCACAAtctacatatatatgtttgcatgcaacaattatatataaaaattctttaatagaGAACATATTTAATCATAACTTTCTCATTGTTTtgcgatgttttttttttcatttttttcatttgtcatATGTAAAGcaagaataaaaatcaattGTCTTTTTGTATTCACTTCCTTGAGCTTCACAaagtaatattttcaaaatatttttattatataagtatgttatttgtaaaatattgtATGAGTGTGCATAACTACGAATAGATTTCAGGACTCGCCATGCCAATGTCCAGCTGTATACGTCTAAAGTTTTCAGCAGAAACAATCAATGTcggaaaattaatattttcagcAGAGCGAAAACAAATTTCGATCCTCCACCGATTTAGCCGGTCCCTATAGAAAACCATGGATGTAAGTATACTATGTTACTACTCGGAGAATTACCACCTTTATGCCTAACTAATTGCACCCACGTAAACAAATTAACGGTAGTCGGATACTAAGTGTAATACCGtatttggattttgtttttttatctctTTCTCGGCGATGATCAGAATATAAGGTAGAGATTATTGACATTTAATTGTAATTACAGTTTTGAAGATAGTCTCGAATTAGAGAAAGGAGTTGGAGGAGAATAAAATTCGTTGTTTTGATTTGCTGTATAAGACAATATTGCTTTACTGTCCTTTAGTGGGCTGTTGTTGCTACGGTTTGGCCATTTTGTTGTGTGACTTGACTATTattactgttgttgttgttattgttgataCTGTTAGTGTTTAATGATGGAGTTTGTGCTGATGTTCCATTATTACTGTTTGGGGTCGGGGTCACTGGATTTTCTGCTGGCGTTGTTTGACTTGCAGGTAACTGCGTCGGTTGCTGATTATCAAAATAATCGGAAGCATTGCCGCGACATATGGGACAGGTTCGGTTTGACTGCAAGAAAAAGTTATTATAGTTTATATAATTAGCAAAAACTCTTTCTAAAATATATACCCGCAACCATTTATCTACACATTTCGCATGGAATTCATGTGAGCAAGGCAGAACGCGTAGTATTTGGCGAATTTCAAAATCGCACATACAAACAACACAAGATGTTTGGTCACctgcaatgaaaataaaaatacatttgagCTGGAGAATCTTACACCAAAGAAAAATTAGTAACAAACAGCTAAAATGTTGTAATGATAACAAGGCGGGACGAAGGAAAAATTGTACTAAACCATCATCATTTTTTTCTACTAACAGTCCTAAATATTTTTACGATGgcatttcataaatttctgtgaATCTTATACTTTTGCTACTAACAATTTGTTGGGGAAGCATATTTTTAAAACGCATTCGCTTACCATTATGTGTTTCAGGATTAAATTTATAGCTTGGAAGCTGTTCAATTTCATTGCGTGCTAGACCTCGAGGTTTTGCCTCACCCAATCGTTCGGCCAAACTTAGCAAAGCTTCATAGTTTTCAGTTTCATTGGAATCAGACGAGCTCAGTTCATGTTGGTTGTAGGGCGATAAGGGGAACATGGCActgtaaaataattattatatacACGCTAATGCTGTTAGATTTGTGAACTTACaggaaattaagtaaaaatccagggtttataATTCCCGTAGTTTGAATTTGCACTGGTGTGGGCTGTGGACCCAATGTTTGCGGCGGTAAAACGTGTCGGTGTGGACCATGGGGGTGATTCGCAGTCCAGAAACGCGTTATACGCCTGTGTGGAGGGAATGCACGTCTCTGCAATGGAAAAACCTTATATATACATTGCTACACTCCAATAGTCCTATAATTTTTGAGAGCTACTCACCTCTGCAGATATAATAATTGGTTGTGGTTGAGCTGACAGTTGTGAGACTTGGGCAGCTGCTGCCGCCGCTGCCATGGAATGTGTATGGTGGGCTGCCGCCGCAGACATCGATGTTAAATGTATCGGAGCTGCCTGCAATTGTGGGACAGCTGTTACACTTTgtgtatgatgatgatgaggatgtCCTCCAGCGGGATCCAACGATAAGCTGGCAACAGCGGCCGCAGCAGCGTCCGAACGCTGTTGCTGAGTTAGATGTGTTGAATTTTGGTAATTTGCGGCTACAGCTGCAGCAGCCATACCCATCAGTTGTGGGGCTTGGGTAGTGACCTGTAAAGCTCCTGCGGAAAAGCCGGCAGCATTTGGCGTAAACTGGGCATGTGGATGCGAATTGCAGGCGGGTTGGGTTGCAAATGGTTGCGGATATATGCTGTGAAGATGGCATGGTGCCAAGCGTGGTTGTTGTGGGGGTGGTTGGGCAGGGTAAGTACAAATCGAGGCCCAAACGGGCTCAGCATGCCGTAAAGACAAACTTACGGGAACTTGGTTTATGTCGACCATCAAAGGAGGCGGTGGCAGAGCTGTTTGATTTTGTGTTTGATTGTGTGGATGGGCGGGCGGTGGGGAGTGTATAAGGGCAAGAGAGGGGGCGGAATTGGTATTGACAACAGCTGCCGAGTTTATCTCCCAATgaggtcgttgttgttgttgttgctgctaaaataaacaaaattttaatattaaatataaaaactcatatatacatttcaaattaaatacCACAGTTGCTTTTAAATATCTAAAGTAAACTTCTACCAGATATATAGCAACACTATCTTTTTAAagaatacaccgaaaaaaacaatgaacccaccagtaaaaaaatattagttaattttagaaaatgtagattatttttaggaaattgtaactaaatagtattacaagcgctgacaTCTCgcggatatcacaaaaataagtaaatagtttttgacaaattcaacaaaatttattagacatacggccattttcatgtagattCATTTTCATGTAGATTGGACTTTAACTTCCTTTAACAGGAAGTAAAATGGAAaggtcttctctccggttaactttaactgaaacatttttaaccgttagctaacgtagcactagcgGAGCACCATGAAAATGGGGgataattagtttttttttcatttgttaaataagtatgaaggaaaaaatttgtgttcaaataatgaactattttgtgagaagtacgaatttagtaactctttatgcttcatttgtgaacaatttttcccgtgttttagttaatttaaccaacgtacgcaaaaaagtaCATATTAaatacatgaactaaaataatgttaaattggcttgagtattaagttcgagtttagccgctgaaaccgaaattaaatcagtaaaaacaatATACAATTGTACCTCTTTGCTGCAAATGTTATtaaaacttgatggagaatatcccaaagcaacttttcacaaagtttatattcttttttaaggattatttgagaaaagtaatcgtgaaaaatggcgattttagcggctaaactcgaacttaatactcacctttagtgaaatagagagttcactttgttttgagtgtacattTTACACCTAATTTTTCGCAGTATAAATGCATCGCATAATAATAAGGTGCCACCTGACACTCTCTATTCACTCTCAATCGTCCAGGTCTATTTCAATTAGAGAGAGTTTTTAATtgcaataattaattaaatttgcaattacttcaatcgcagaaatgataatatcaatcaacatggcaattaaaaaactaattgatgatttaaaaatttaatggattcaattaatttctgtgtttgatttttcatttcattaaaaaaaattaatcgaataAATTACAATCTTTATAATTTACTAAAAATtactttctacaaaaaaaaaattatttaccatAGCTGTGAGATCAGGATCATAAGGAGCAGTTTGATTTGAAGGTTGATTcgtttgttgctgctgttgttgctggTAATGGCGTTGAACAGGATGCTGATGCTGATGCTGAtgctgatgatggtgatgatgattttgataagaattgttgaaataattattttgattttgtgctACCGAACTATTGTCACGCAGGCGTGGTCTTCGTATAGGTGGACTCCCTTGCTGCAACTAATCGATTAAGTATTCGTATGGTAATGTCtactttgaattaaaattgaaaaggtgACTTACCAGCATACGAGGCGAACGTCTTTGTTCCCAAATAGCAGGTGGCGATTGACTTGGCATTCTGCCGGATATACGTCTTCGCTTTCGCGAGGGACTATCAGATTTTAAGATATTTGAACTAAGTGCACCGGACAATCCTGAACTGGATGGTCCATCAAGCATTGAGCTATTTCCACCGGACATTAATGCAGAGGCTGACGTTGAAGGTCCATTATTGTTATTGTACTGGCTGGACTGGTTGTTGTTATAATATTGAGAAGATCTATTGTAACCATTGGTATTGTTTCCACTGTTGCGATTGTTGTTAGACTGGCTAAAATTTGGACTTATACCCTCACCATTTTCTATAACTCGGGAACTGCCACCAAATGCCCCCGTATCATTGTGTTGCTGTTATTAGTAAAATATGGTGTAATCCCAGTTGCAtatataaaacacaattttatttcatacaaaTACTCACcaaattattgttattgttgttattagTAATATTCCTATCACATAAACCTGAGTTAGAGATGACACCACTACTGTTGCCGGTGTAACTTCGACTGTGATTGTATCGATCACTGTGCTGATGAAAATCAATCCCACGATGAGGGATCATCATGCTTCCGCCAACATTGTTGGAGTTGTTGCCACTATAGCCACCACCTCCTCGACGAAAGTTGTAGATATCAGTGTGAGCATTCGAACCTCCACGTCTATtgttttgataattttgtccatGGAACTGTTGTTGCTGCTGAGGCAGATTTATCTGTTGTTggtgtctataaaattttattattatatttatattattaataaaatattttctattaatgaAAGAAATTTAGCGAATGATAACGGTGGATAGAAGTGTTGGAGAAGAT contains these protein-coding regions:
- the mura gene encoding ring finger protein murashka isoform X2, which translates into the protein MINSNHTGTTRRPFSRNGPSVRNHRGRMLFSPLHHSHSYQGQPQQSINNQRLNNNNNVVNNSNSNNNGSNGNPGSSWYNKDNSNNGNGDTWNNLGHQQQINLPQQQQQFHGQNYQNNRRGGSNAHTDIYNFRRGGGGYSGNNSNNVGGSMMIPHRGIDFHQHSDRYNHSRSYTGNSSGVISNSGLCDRNITNNNNNNNLQHNDTGAFGGSSRVIENGEGISPNFSQSNNNRNSGNNTNGYNRSSQYYNNNQSSQYNNNNGPSTSASALMSGGNSSMLDGPSSSGLSGALSSNILKSDSPSRKRRRISGRMPSQSPPAIWEQRRSPRMLLQQGSPPIRRPRLRDNSSVAQNQNNYFNNSYQNHHHHHQHQHQHQHPVQRHYQQQQQQQTNQPSNQTAPYDPDLTAMQQQQQRPHWEINSAAVVNTNSAPSLALIHSPPPAHPHNQTQNQTALPPPPLMVDINQVPVSLSLRHAEPVWASICTYPAQPPPQQPRLAPCHLHSIYPQPFATQPACNSHPHAQFTPNAAGFSAGALQVTTQAPQLMGMAAAAVAANYQNSTHLTQQQRSDAAAAAVASLSLDPAGGHPHHHHTQSVTAVPQLQAAPIHLTSMSAAAAHHTHSMAAAAAAAQVSQLSAQPQPIIISAEVFPLQRRAFPPHRRITRFWTANHPHGPHRHVLPPQTLGPQPTPVQIQTTGIINPGFLLNFLAMFPLSPYNQHELSSSDSNETENYEALLSLAERLGEAKPRGLARNEIEQLPSYKFNPETHNGDQTSCVVCMCDFEIRQILRVLPCSHEFHAKCVDKWLRSNRTCPICRGNASDYFDNQQPTQLPASQTTPAENPVTPTPNSNNGTSAQTPSLNTNSINNNNNNSNNSQVTQQNGQTVATTAH
- the mura gene encoding ring finger protein murashka isoform X5, whose protein sequence is MMIPHRGIDFHQHSDRYNHSRSYTGNSSGVISNSGLCDRNITNNNNNNNLQHNDTGAFGGSSRVIENGEGISPNFSQSNNNRNSGNNTNGYNRSSQYYNNNQSSQYNNNNGPSTSASALMSGGNSSMLDGPSSSGLSGALSSNILKSDSPSRKRRRISGRMPSQSPPAIWEQRRSPRMLLQQGSPPIRRPRLRDNSSVAQNQNNYFNNSYQNHHHHHQHQHQHQHPVQRHYQQQQQQQTNQPSNQTAPYDPDLTAMQQQQQQRPHWEINSAAVVNTNSAPSLALIHSPPPAHPHNQTQNQTALPPPPLMVDINQVPVSLSLRHAEPVWASICTYPAQPPPQQPRLAPCHLHSIYPQPFATQPACNSHPHAQFTPNAAGFSAGALQVTTQAPQLMGMAAAAVAANYQNSTHLTQQQRSDAAAAAVASLSLDPAGGHPHHHHTQSVTAVPQLQAAPIHLTSMSAAAAHHTHSMAAAAAAAQVSQLSAQPQPIIISAEVFPLQRRAFPPHRRITRFWTANHPHGPHRHVLPPQTLGPQPTPVQIQTTGIINPGFLLNFLAMFPLSPYNQHELSSSDSNETENYEALLSLAERLGEAKPRGLARNEIEQLPSYKFNPETHNGDQTSCVVCMCDFEIRQILRVLPCSHEFHAKCVDKWLRSNRTCPICRGNASDYFDNQQPTQLPASQTTPAENPVTPTPNSNNGTSAQTPSLNTNSINNNNNNSNNSQVTQQNGQTVATTAH
- the mura gene encoding ring finger protein murashka isoform X3 — translated: MINSNHTGTTRRPFSRNGPSVRNHRGRMLFSPLHHSHSYQGQPQQSINNQRLNNNNNVVNNSNSNNNGSNGNPGSSWYNKDNSNNGNGDTWNNLGHQQQINLPQQQQQFHGQNYQNNRRGGSNAHTDIYNFRRGGGGYSGNNSNNVGGSMMIPHRGIDFHQHSDRYNHSRSYTGNSSGVISNSGLCDRNITNNNNNNNLQHNDTGAFGGSSRVIENGEGISPNFSQSNNNRNSGNNTNGYNRSSQYYNNNQSSQYNNNNGPSTSASALMSGGNSSMLDGPSSSGLSGALSSNILKSDSPSRKRRRISGRMPSQSPPAIWEQRRSPRMLLQQGSPPIRRPRLRDNSSVAQNQNNYFNNSYQNHHHHHQHQHQHQHPVQRHYQQQQQQQTNQPSNQTAPYDPDLTAMQQQQQQRPHWEINSAAVVNTNSAPSLALIHSPPPAHPHNQTQNQTALPPPPLMVDINQVPVSLSLRHAEPVWASICTYPAQPPPQQPRLAPCHLHSIYPQPFATQPACNSHPHAQFTPNAAGFSAGALQVTTQAPQLMGMAAAAVAANYQNSTHLTQQQRSDAAAAAVASLSLDPAGGHPHHHHTQSVTAVPQLQAAPIHLTSMSAAAAHHTHSMAAAAAAAQVSQLSAQPQPIIISAERRAFPPHRRITRFWTANHPHGPHRHVLPPQTLGPQPTPVQIQTTGIINPGFLLNFLAMFPLSPYNQHELSSSDSNETENYEALLSLAERLGEAKPRGLARNEIEQLPSYKFNPETHNGDQTSCVVCMCDFEIRQILRVLPCSHEFHAKCVDKWLRSNRTCPICRGNASDYFDNQQPTQLPASQTTPAENPVTPTPNSNNGTSAQTPSLNTNSINNNNNNSNNSQVTQQNGQTVATTAH
- the mura gene encoding ring finger protein murashka isoform X4, with amino-acid sequence MISVFSRHQQQINLPQQQQQFHGQNYQNNRRGGSNAHTDIYNFRRGGGGYSGNNSNNVGGSMMIPHRGIDFHQHSDRYNHSRSYTGNSSGVISNSGLCDRNITNNNNNNNLQHNDTGAFGGSSRVIENGEGISPNFSQSNNNRNSGNNTNGYNRSSQYYNNNQSSQYNNNNGPSTSASALMSGGNSSMLDGPSSSGLSGALSSNILKSDSPSRKRRRISGRMPSQSPPAIWEQRRSPRMLLQQGSPPIRRPRLRDNSSVAQNQNNYFNNSYQNHHHHHQHQHQHQHPVQRHYQQQQQQQTNQPSNQTAPYDPDLTAMQQQQQQRPHWEINSAAVVNTNSAPSLALIHSPPPAHPHNQTQNQTALPPPPLMVDINQVPVSLSLRHAEPVWASICTYPAQPPPQQPRLAPCHLHSIYPQPFATQPACNSHPHAQFTPNAAGFSAGALQVTTQAPQLMGMAAAAVAANYQNSTHLTQQQRSDAAAAAVASLSLDPAGGHPHHHHTQSVTAVPQLQAAPIHLTSMSAAAAHHTHSMAAAAAAAQVSQLSAQPQPIIISAEVFPLQRRAFPPHRRITRFWTANHPHGPHRHVLPPQTLGPQPTPVQIQTTGIINPGFLLNFLAMFPLSPYNQHELSSSDSNETENYEALLSLAERLGEAKPRGLARNEIEQLPSYKFNPETHNGDQTSCVVCMCDFEIRQILRVLPCSHEFHAKCVDKWLRSNRTCPICRGNASDYFDNQQPTQLPASQTTPAENPVTPTPNSNNGTSAQTPSLNTNSINNNNNNSNNSQVTQQNGQTVATTAH
- the mura gene encoding ring finger protein murashka isoform X1; translation: MINSNHTGTTRRPFSRNGPSVRNHRGRMLFSPLHHSHSYQGQPQQSINNQRLNNNNNVVNNSNSNNNGSNGNPGSSWYNKDNSNNGNGDTWNNLGHQQQINLPQQQQQFHGQNYQNNRRGGSNAHTDIYNFRRGGGGYSGNNSNNVGGSMMIPHRGIDFHQHSDRYNHSRSYTGNSSGVISNSGLCDRNITNNNNNNNLQHNDTGAFGGSSRVIENGEGISPNFSQSNNNRNSGNNTNGYNRSSQYYNNNQSSQYNNNNGPSTSASALMSGGNSSMLDGPSSSGLSGALSSNILKSDSPSRKRRRISGRMPSQSPPAIWEQRRSPRMLLQQGSPPIRRPRLRDNSSVAQNQNNYFNNSYQNHHHHHQHQHQHQHPVQRHYQQQQQQQTNQPSNQTAPYDPDLTAMQQQQQQRPHWEINSAAVVNTNSAPSLALIHSPPPAHPHNQTQNQTALPPPPLMVDINQVPVSLSLRHAEPVWASICTYPAQPPPQQPRLAPCHLHSIYPQPFATQPACNSHPHAQFTPNAAGFSAGALQVTTQAPQLMGMAAAAVAANYQNSTHLTQQQRSDAAAAAVASLSLDPAGGHPHHHHTQSVTAVPQLQAAPIHLTSMSAAAAHHTHSMAAAAAAAQVSQLSAQPQPIIISAEVFPLQRRAFPPHRRITRFWTANHPHGPHRHVLPPQTLGPQPTPVQIQTTGIINPGFLLNFLAMFPLSPYNQHELSSSDSNETENYEALLSLAERLGEAKPRGLARNEIEQLPSYKFNPETHNGDQTSCVVCMCDFEIRQILRVLPCSHEFHAKCVDKWLRSNRTCPICRGNASDYFDNQQPTQLPASQTTPAENPVTPTPNSNNGTSAQTPSLNTNSINNNNNNSNNSQVTQQNGQTVATTAH